One window of the Streptomyces asoensis genome contains the following:
- a CDS encoding Gfo/Idh/MocA family protein translates to MTFSLGIVGAGQFSGQFAKLFLAHPGVSDVYVTDLLPERAERLAADVGLTGTFPSYEAMLASEAVDAVAVFTQRWTHGPLVLQGLEAGKHVYSAVPMAITTEEIAAIIDAVRATGLTYMMGETSQYNPATVHARNQIAEGAFGRLFYAEGDYVHDMDLGFYEAYQYSGGENWKATASYPPLLYPTHSVGGVLGAWGTHAVSVSAIGVVDGRGDGVFDKEVSQFGNDFSNATALFEVAGGGSFRTNEFRRVGYPSHIRESRFRFFGTEASMEQLATVALWQDKNGVKDISELLEPKPTLSPDDPSLQHIAPDLRAAFTSGSAPVHDRARLPREFDELHNGHEGSHHFLVDDFVTAVGTRTLPSVNAWVAARYTLPGIVAHESARQGGVRLEIADFGDVPGA, encoded by the coding sequence TGCCGGACAGTTCTCGGGCCAGTTCGCCAAGCTGTTCCTGGCCCACCCCGGCGTCAGCGACGTGTACGTCACCGATCTGCTGCCCGAACGCGCCGAGCGGCTCGCCGCCGATGTGGGCCTGACCGGGACGTTTCCTTCGTATGAAGCGATGCTGGCGTCCGAGGCGGTCGACGCGGTCGCCGTCTTCACCCAGCGCTGGACGCACGGCCCGCTGGTTCTCCAGGGCCTGGAGGCGGGCAAGCACGTGTACTCCGCCGTCCCCATGGCGATCACCACCGAGGAGATCGCGGCGATCATCGACGCCGTCAGGGCGACCGGGCTGACCTACATGATGGGCGAGACCAGCCAGTACAACCCGGCGACCGTGCACGCCCGCAACCAGATCGCGGAGGGCGCCTTCGGGCGGCTCTTCTACGCCGAGGGCGACTACGTCCACGACATGGACCTCGGCTTCTACGAGGCCTACCAGTACAGCGGCGGCGAGAACTGGAAGGCGACCGCCAGCTATCCCCCGCTGCTGTACCCGACGCACTCGGTGGGCGGCGTCCTGGGCGCCTGGGGGACGCATGCGGTGAGCGTGTCGGCGATCGGTGTCGTCGACGGGCGGGGGGACGGTGTCTTCGACAAGGAGGTCAGCCAGTTCGGCAACGACTTCTCCAACGCCACCGCGCTGTTCGAGGTGGCGGGCGGTGGTTCGTTCCGCACCAACGAGTTCCGGCGGGTGGGATACCCGTCCCACATCCGCGAGTCCCGTTTCCGCTTCTTCGGTACCGAGGCGAGCATGGAGCAGCTCGCGACGGTGGCGCTGTGGCAGGACAAGAACGGGGTGAAGGACATCAGTGAGCTGCTCGAACCCAAGCCCACACTGTCCCCCGACGACCCGTCGCTCCAGCACATCGCGCCCGATCTGCGGGCCGCCTTCACCTCGGGTTCGGCACCGGTGCACGACCGTGCGCGGCTGCCCCGGGAGTTCGACGAACTGCACAACGGGCACGAGGGCAGCCACCACTTCCTGGTGGACGACTTCGTGACCGCGGTCGGCACCCGTACACTGCCGTCCGTGAACGCCTGGGTCGCGGCCCGCTACACCCTGCCGGGCATCGTCGCGCACGAGTCCGCGCGGCAGGGCGGGGTCAGGCTGGAGATCGCGGACTTCGGGGACGTGCCCGGGGCGTGA